One part of the Nitrososphaerales archaeon genome encodes these proteins:
- a CDS encoding helix-turn-helix domain-containing protein, which translates to MRKVTIIKHLGKDELEERFKKEKNPRVKERLLAILHLYDEKKISETASIIRRSVSSVKRWLWSWNEEAYDGLMPEFTGGPKPRMPYSEWDRILEEIENKGMTLKDVKVYVKTTRGIEYSYDVVW; encoded by the coding sequence ATGAGAAAAGTCACAATCATAAAACATCTTGGAAAGGATGAGCTCGAAGAGAGGTTCAAGAAGGAGAAGAATCCTAGAGTGAAGGAAAGGCTTCTAGCAATTCTGCATCTGTATGATGAGAAAAAGATCTCTGAAACAGCCTCAATCATAAGGAGAAGTGTTTCATCTGTTAAGAGATGGCTCTGGAGCTGGAATGAGGAAGCATACGATGGTCTGATGCCTGAATTCACAGGTGGTCCAAAGCCAAGGATGCCATACAGCGAGTGGGACAGGATTCTGGAGGAGATAGAGAATAAAGGTATGACGCTGAAGGATGTTAAAGTATACGTAAAGACAACAAGGGGTATAGAGTACTCTTACGATGTTGTATGGA